A window of Drosophila sulfurigaster albostrigata strain 15112-1811.04 chromosome X, ASM2355843v2, whole genome shotgun sequence genomic DNA:
caattgttatcgataagcaAGAACGaacaaacagctgattgcTGGCGCTGGTgcacaaatttttgttatttcataataaatttgtaactCTAGTTGATTATTTGAGAAGCTTCACTTAAAGGTGAATCAAAACATAATGCAAAACACCCGCAGACTAACAAACCTGGCCCggcttttgttgctgcgacgcacagcgacaacggcaacaactcAAGCAACAAGCGCAAGCGGCGGCGACGGCGGCGCCGAGGAAACGACACATTTTGGTTACCAAACGGTCAAGGAAAGTGAAAAGGAACACAAAGGTGAACTCAAAACCACTTAAAGCTacttatatacaataacaacaactttgtATATTGCAGTTCATGAGGTATTTGAGCAGGTGGCCAAATCGTACGATCTGATGAACGATGCCATGTCAATGGGCATTCATCGTGTGTGGAAAGACATCTTCATCGAGCGTCTGGGACCAACACATGGCATGCGGGTGCTGGACATGGCCGGCGGCACGGGTGACATCAGCTTTCGCTACCTCAAATATCTGGCCAAACAGCCAAATCCACAACAGCGTCAAAGTCATGTCACCGTCTCCGATATCAATCAACACATGTTAAATGTCGGCGAGGAGCGTGCCCGTCAATTGGGTTTGACCGTTGAGCAGCTGCCCAATGCCAGCATTGATTGGCAGTGTGCCGATGCCGAGAAGCTGCCATTTAAAAGCGATAGCTTCACTGCCTACACCATTGCCTTTGGCATACGCAACTGCACGCATGTGGACAAGGTGAGCATATGTCTGCGACGTCGGCAACTGTGGCCAGGTTCAATAGAGGGGATAAGGGTTTTATGACTTTGAAAGAGTAAAACAGCTATGCAACACAAAGAAGTAGCAATTGTTAAGTTTATAATATTGTAAGGTCCATCTGCATGTAGATTTTCAAAGCTAGAAGAACTGGAGCAGCCAAAGTTGTTGTTCTAGAGATAAGTATAGTTTGTTTAACAAATGTGACAGTTCCTTCTTATACTTTCTTAGGTTTACTAACATAAGCTAAAAGAAGATCCTTGCTTGTTCGTTGcccattgttgctgctgaatCTCAGAGACTAGAAGAGCTCATGCTACTAAAgtagataaaaaaaacattcctGTAGATGTTTTCACTCATTTTGTCAAGATGTCTAATACCTCTCCAAACGATACATAAAAgttgcttaaaaatatttttaaatatttatgatattgaGTTGATCTGATTAGAGTTAATGTGATAACCATGTAATGCTATTACTGTAAAGCAAAGGCCGTGGAAACTAGTGCAATTATGAATTAGtgtatttatgaattaattatgatttttgctctcatttttatttatttatgattagaGTAGTTCTCATTTAGGTTGTTCTTTTTTCTCATATCCATTTCATTAAGAGAATAGTCAATGTTATTTCTAAGTAAGTGAGAAAAAGACAAGTCGATAGAGGCTGacttattatttgttatatatcgattatatagttttattatattttatgtatttatataatatttttctctaATTACTATTTCTTATCGATATATACACTAATTTGGAGTCACATAATATTATCTAAACTTTCCCGCTTTGTTTTCCAGGTGCTGAGCGAAGCGTATCGTGTGTTGCAGCCAGGCGGACGCTTCATGTGTTTGGAGTTCAGTCACTTGGAAAATGAGGCGATGCAATGGCTGTACGATCAATACTCCTTCCAGGTGATCCCGCCAATGGGTCAGTTGCTCGCTGGCCAGTGGCATGCGTATCAATATCTGGTGGAGAGCATACGACGCTTTCCTCGCCAGGAGCAGTTCAAGAGCATGATCGAGGATGCGGGTTTCGTTAATGCTACCTATGAGAATCTAACCTTCGGTGTGGTCAGCATACACTCTGGGTTTAAGCTGTAGCTACTCCACAACTCGTGTCAACAATATAATTCCTGTAATTTAGAAACTCTTGCAAAGAGCTTCGCTGCAATCGGTTTGCAAAGCACGTGCtgaagttttgctttttgtttttttttgtattttttatgttggTTTTTATGGCTTGCTTACATGTCGACGTTGAAATTGGAAGTTTTATAAACACATTGTtgaacaaaaaccaaaaaaaaatatactatatattacaATCGCGCCAAAATTTATGAGTTTTACATATTGCCCGGAGGATTGCAAGGCCGTTTGTGGCTTGGGAAAGACCTTGAAGAATCACTTCGATGGGAGTCGaaaatcgaaatttatttCCTCCACTCGACAAAATGGAAAAGAGGAGCGAAGAAAGtgaaaagtaacaaaaaatgTGGGCTAATTgaatatgcatatgcctgagtgtgcgtgtgtgtgataTAATGTCGAGTATTCTCCACCCGATATGTTCATACTTCAAGTTAAGGTTGCGCTCCAGTCGCCACCAATTGGCAGTCATCAAATTTAGTGCAAGTGAAATTTATGCGTGTGAATGTTGAATATCAACTAAATgccaacgaaacgaaacgaaatgaaacaaaaagcaacaacaacaacaaaaaaaaacgaaaaacgaaaataataaaatcaaattcaaaatcgaaatgccattaaaataaattgctcgACAGCCTAATTGACAGTTTAGCAAggtatttaaattacttttgttaaacttctcttcatctctctatctctatctctttctctctgctttCGCTTTGCTTAGCAAGTTGGCAGCCCCATGGCAGCTATAATTGGCCCAGTTTGGGGGAGctgcactttgtttttttgtaagttGCCAGTTGTGATGTAACCAGGCCATAAAATAAAGGCTGATTTTGATTTGTACTCGTATCGAACATTAACATTTAACCATTTGACGACGAGCTGccgtttatttttattatatttggtcGAGAGGGGCGCCTGAAAGTGAAAAGTGGCCAACACCTTCTACGCCCAACAAcgatcgacaacaacaacaacaacaacaacatgcggAACATGCAAGCAAATcacagcaaatgaaatgaaaacaatactTTGGACGTACGTGAAGAAACGTGCAACGCATGCGCAGCTGAAGACACAAAGAGGCAGACgtagagagagacagcgacaggtggactgagagggagagagacaggGAGTGAAAGGGAGGTGAGCTAGCACAGCCCAGTAGCCACTGCACAGTGgtacaaaagtatttgaaGAAGATAAAGCAATGATgtagtaaataattaaagaacaaatttagaaatttaaaaaaaaagtagacaAGAGAAAATTTAAGTGTGATgaggcaataaaaataatattttaaaatgaataaataataaaagtaatacttaatatataaaagaaaactaatcTATGAAAtctatgaaattaaatacaaacaacatTAAAAGTGTAATTACTAAGAACTATacaaagttaaaaaattatgtaaaaaaaaaacaaatgaaaagaatgaggaaataattaaaattcaatctaagcagaaataaaatacttacttaaaaaaatgagATTTAATATAGTTTAAACATTGCACTGGAACGAATGGTA
This region includes:
- the LOC133848442 gene encoding 2-methoxy-6-polyprenyl-1,4-benzoquinol methylase, mitochondrial, with the translated sequence MQNTRRLTNLARLLLLRRTATTATTQATSASGGDGGAEETTHFGYQTVKESEKEHKVHEVFEQVAKSYDLMNDAMSMGIHRVWKDIFIERLGPTHGMRVLDMAGGTGDISFRYLKYLAKQPNPQQRQSHVTVSDINQHMLNVGEERARQLGLTVEQLPNASIDWQCADAEKLPFKSDSFTAYTIAFGIRNCTHVDKVLSEAYRVLQPGGRFMCLEFSHLENEAMQWLYDQYSFQVIPPMGQLLAGQWHAYQYLVESIRRFPRQEQFKSMIEDAGFVNATYENLTFGVVSIHSGFKL